One part of the Epinephelus fuscoguttatus linkage group LG12, E.fuscoguttatus.final_Chr_v1 genome encodes these proteins:
- the LOC125897967 gene encoding E3 SUMO-protein ligase ZBED1-like, giving the protein MAASYTAATRTKTSKVWEHFSLDTANKKITCKVCKADLAYHGSTSVMHEHLKRKHVGQLNETESDSPRPKKRATMDPFLQKKQTCTPQQATALTESVLQMLIYDMRPLSMVDGAGFQQMITQFNPDYILPSRTHFTHLMEQKYSTTFLKVKEILKEVNSSLTLTCDVWTSRATEAYLGVSCHFITKDWQMKTFNLATLPLEERHTATNIMIWMEEVIEKFDILPSKIKAIVHDNGSNMVAAARLLEEKHGWSSVRCAGHTLQLIVNSALKEPSISKATGAARNLVEHFRRSELANSKLKKKQQQMNTAEHKLIQDVSTRWNSTYYMVVRLLEQRWPVTATLSDPEVTPRGKHYFDLKPEQWVLLEELVQGLGPFECATVFLSGQEYATASCLPQLVKGLQRSIQQTQFETSSGKAFRAIAGKGISERWENLNTVSAERDNPLVLAAAIDPRFRKLKFISPEDGTRVQSTVEVLAIKEAKAKTGIHDDPELQQKRRGHVPGGKSALDNLLQSDTDSLSEEEEETQEDKKIQMVRREVQMFFTEPPIAKKDDPLSWWRENEGRFPTLSNLARCLLCIPATSTPAERIFSAAGNICSQKRASLTRDHVDMLTFLSMNKLNDIA; this is encoded by the exons ATGGCGGCGTCCTACACAGCAGCTACGCGTACCAAAACTTCTAAAGTTTGGGAGCATTTTAGCCTGGATACGGCGAATAAAAAGATTACTTGCAAGGTTTGCAAAGCAGACCTTGCGTATCACGGCAGCACCTCGGTGATGCACGAGCATTTAAAGAGAAAGCACGTCGGACAGTTGAACGAAACGGAGTCTGACTCGCCTCG TCCGAAGAAGAGAGCCACCATGGACCCCTTTCTGCAAAAGAAGCAGACGTGCACCCCGCAACAGGCGACTGCCCTCACTGAGTCAGTATTGCAGATGCTGATCTATGATATGAGGCCGCTCTCCATGGTCGATGGTGCCGGGTTTCAACAGATGATAACCCAGTTCAACCCAGACTACATCCTGCCATCCAGAACCCATTTCACCCACTTGATGGAGCAGAAATACAGTACAACGTTTCTGAAG GTAAAGGAGATCCTAAAAGAGGTCAACAGCTCCCTCACACTGACGTGTGATGTTTGGACCAGCCGTGCCACAGAGGCATATCTTggagtttcatgtcatttcaTCACCAAAGACTGGCAAATGAAGACTTTTAACCTCGCCACTCTACCTCTGGAGGAGAGGCATACTGCTACGAACATCATGATATGGATGGAAGAGGTGATAGAGAAATTTGACATCTTGCCTAGCAAAATTAAAGCAATAGTACATGACAACGGGTCTAACATGGTGGCGGCAGCTCGACTCCTGGAAGAAAAACACGGTTGGTCTTCAGTTCGCTGTGCTGGGCACACCCTCCAACTTATCGTCAACAGTGCCCTCAAAGAGCCCAGCATCAGCAAAGCTACTGGTGCTGCAAGAAACCTAGTGGAGCACTTTAGGAGAAGTGAGCTGGCAAATTCAAAActgaagaagaagcagcagcaaatGAACACCGCAGAGCACAAGCTGATCCAGGACGTCAGTACGCGATGGAATAGTACCTATTACATGGTAGTGAGACTCCTGGAGCAGCGCTGGCCAGTCACTGCAACTCTCTCAGACCCTGAGGTAACACCAAGAGGCAAGCACTACTTTGACCTGAAACCAGAGCAGTGGGTGCTACTTGAAGAGCTGGTGCAAGGGTTGGGGCCTTTTGAATGTGCTACCGTTTTCCTCAGTGGACAGGAGTATGCTACTGCTTCATGTCTTCCACAGCTGGTCAAAGGGCTGCAACGGTCCATACAGCAAACCCAGTTTGAGACAAGCTCAGGAAAAGCCTTTCGAGCCATTGCAGGAAAAGGAATAAGTGAGAGATGGGAGAATCTTAACACTGtgtctgcagagagagacaaCCCACTTGTTCTTGCAGCTGCCATCGACCCAAGATTCAGAAAGCTGAAGTTTATCTCACCTGAAGATGGCACAAGGGTGCAAAGTACAGTTGAAGTTCTTGCTATCAAAGAAGCAAAGGCCAAGACTGGGATACATGATGACCCTGAGCTACAGCAGAAGAGGAGGGGTCATGTCCCAGGGGGAAAGTCAGCGCTGGATAACctgcttcagtctgacactgacagtctgagtgaggaagaggaggaaacccaggaggacaaaaaaatccaaatggtGAGGAGGGAAGTTCAGATGTTCTTCACAGAGCCACCAATAGCCAAAAAGGATGACCCTCTCAGCTGGTGGAGAGAAAATGAGGGGCGTTTTCCCACACTGTCAAACCTAGCAAGATGTCTTCTGTGCATTCCTGCAACATCCACCCCGGCAGAGCGAATCTTCTCAGCAGCAGGAAATATCTGCTCCCAGAAGAGAGCAAGTCTCACACGAGACCATGTGGATATGCTGACTTTCCTTAGTATGAATAAACTGAACGACATAGCCTGA